The Maniola hyperantus unplaced genomic scaffold, iAphHyp1.2, whole genome shotgun sequence DNA segment ATGCGGGCGCAATGCTTTTAAAGCATATATTCGATGCGTGGGAgaaccggctgagtttgttgtgggctcttctcagacctgggcgcgtttggaaccctcgtagctttagttttaagtttgcgttataattatcaccactatattatcttacaaatctaacactataccagacaatcaataagagtaatttattacctattttgaataaatcatttgacttttgacttttgacttttgaactCACAGAATGCCATTGGAATTTTCTGTGATTTGTCTAAAGCGTTCGATTGCGTTAAGCACGAGACTCTTTTAACTAAATTGAGCCACTATGGAATTAAAAACACTGCGCTTAGTCTCATTGCGTCTTATCTCAGTGACCGTATACAAACCGTATGTGTAAATGATGTGAAGTCATCCGGATCACCCTCACTAATGGGCGTTCCTCAAGGCTCTATACTAGGTCCCTTCATGTTCTTGGTATAtataaacgatttaccatatttcgtccataatacttgcgatattgtgctatttgcagatgatacgtccctaatttttaaaatcgatagaaataagaacaattttgacgatgtaaaTAATGCCATATCGCGGGTCTTATTTAtcgtattatttattaatcagtaCTGCAACGAAGGCAATTTCGAAGCCAGCACGTCGGATTGATATTTCGTACGCCGTGGCTTCGAACAGAAGAACAGCCTTATCCAAAAGGCCCTCAAACAGTGATCCTTGAGTAACTtctctttcaaataaacaacatTTTCGAATGTCCAGATCCAATTATTTATAGATGGGACACTGCAACTTTTACAATTCCTAtctctcgactctagtatcataaggtcggatgtggatttttgctacttttcaggagagccaaaacaaaaatgctagggaaatcgggtcataatttctaaactactagagatacaatttcagttgtttttgtaatatttaacacttaactgtatctatcattaaccattactagaaatactttatcattaataaataaaatataaactcacaatttcttcaaaatggacgatatgcgactttatgctggtaatattcgtaactgtgctaaaaaattgtgtgcataagttgtaaaccgactttatggctgcaatttttactattacaaatttgaaataaaagtcggatctattacttaatatttcataatacgtcttaactgattatacataagcaatattcggacaaaagatcacagtagttatctcacaaaaatcgtttaggagttttgtgagatagcaacaatgtacctatctgatttttctgaaactgattagttagatctgaaacataataattgcattcgcccgatagtctgaccattgcatccgtgtaaaccttgtgacttctgaatgaatgaaaataacatttacaaattcacaaaaaaagcccattaattaaaaacaacggccaaaaattggaaaaaaaatttacgaagtaattagaaacctacagtgggccaaacattttttgtggaattgcatacatgacggttacatcaatatagaaatctaaaacatgccaacatagcctaattttccttataatgattaggtacgtaaagtaagaatggaggtcagcaggtacctactgcaaaagttggttgtattttacagtggataatggtttctcattatgtcgtatattgggcgaaagcagggaagaattttaagtttatatgtacctataacatactaatgaaatacaaaaaagtcttctttaaagtagtttttataaaataataacacccaacattattgcgttagttgcagccaggtaatatattccgaaatctgaaaatccccgccgttcttattttttttttatataacaaacggtcctgatatatcaccttttttttttttttttttttataaagaatattagccatattaaatgactaatattcccctttcctctccaattaagcgtcaggcttgtgctaggagaaggtacgacaatagtgcaacgggcggggtttgaaccgtcgacctttcggttttcagtccactcctataccggttgagctattgaggctctaaactaaCTCtaacctttgtaaagggatgtggtctttaaaaatatgttgtagtgccaaatcaaacttatcaaaaagttttgttccttcgcatgttcttgtaaactgtgactaatctcttagtttagtaatctgcattgttttcagctgttcccttttttctatttgtgcatggattacatcttactccacgtaggtacatgttgcattttagcataaagcttgtgatttattaccttttagtgtggtaatccttataataatcataagtaagccataacgattatcatcctccaattatgaccgacacaaatatcagaccacaaagtcaattctttaacaatttcgagaatactttgtttcttctctagtagattaatgaaataagacaagatactgttttattccttccgctgcagctgatgttttcagactacattaaagtagcaacactgctggtagcatcatgaatcgtttttaaggtgcagaaactacgcaggtataaggatttactgttagtcaaatctggcattgccacttttgtaataaaaaaaatactttctgcttttttgaaaattccattgcttctgtttcgactgtttttttaaaagatacttttttaaactgtttctttcgtgttttagttaagtttttttatttttttactttcacttttattagttgtttaattaataaattaatttatactacatatatatttaaattaacataatctaaagcttcctatagttaggaatgtttcgttagaatcactatcatcacatattgtaggtgccttataatttctgctctcgattaatatcaaattcggttgattataagacgggcaaagaagaaaaaaattgattaggtactctcattttttaaggctaccttaaaaactagtgcaataaatttttgaactgatgatttgaactatgattcataaaaaacaccataaatgcacggtttttgcttagtggggtattattataatatatgtttagatttccatggtgtaattttcgtggtcctaaaagattttctagtctacattttcaaaatgtcttcagctttattctggctctttacttttttcccgcagtttagtccaaaattttggtgaaataggatggatctcttacctattaatcacatcaactttaatgtagtcacaaacaaaaagctttatttcaacttacttccatgaattttattgcaaaattatttatattacaaggcaaaaagtcttaaatgattcacagtccaaatattaatacaaaaaattcgaagcataacatctgttgtgattttacctaacaaaattattacatattttagaagcagaagtgcgtaactgcagtaccagctagtatgacaaataaacttatttcgtagcataatggtcgaactcaaaatacacctataatttttctccattgctttggtgcatacacacgcaagtcaaaaaatataattatggttctccaaatttttagaatgtgttcagatacgacattatgcatgtatttatctttgcaacgaaaagagatagaaatactggtgtcagcttggcagaaagagcccgaaatgctcattacctttatgtaaaaaagtgagtttggtcggaagtacacatccgaccttatgatactagagtcgagatctACTTTCGAAAaaggttatcgagtcaaccggggacctgagagctggcagctaccttggtcaaagaattgcCTGTCCGTGTCCGCCATTTTAGCATTTTACGTTGTTTACCTAAGAACGCACAGTGGTTTAGCACATAAAGTAAGTTTAGCATTTTACGTTGTTTACCAAATAACGCACAGTGGTTTGTTGGTCAGCCACCAAATTAAAAGCTAAAGGAGTAAAGGAGACAACTCACAACCGGAACCCTCAAAATGAAACGTAGTAAAGTTGAGGCACAAAGGAAGGATTAGGAGGAAGATAAAGGATTTCAAGACGATAACAGAGCTTATACAACTGGCAGGggattatgaaaatataaacgCAGACCAGGACAGAGGAAATCACGAAAAACCCACGTACCCACTGCAACACAGAAACAACCAGTCAAGCTCAAAGTCAGAACAAAAATTGTACAAATCCAAACCTCAAGCATATACAGCCAGGGACCGATCAAGAAAACAACATCAATAACACTAGCCAACGGTTCCCAAATAACGACGGGCAAAGCCATAAACTTAGACTTAGAAATAAATGGGAAGGTTTTGTCACATCAAGCTGTATATTTGCCATCGACGACAGTCATGATCATAGGTATggacctactaaaaagattagGACTCACATTAGAATGAAAGACGTCGTACGAAGAAGCAAAAAAAACCAGTCCAAAAAGaaaaatgcttacttcaagcattatcctaagctacacttggactagttacttccaggaccaacgtagtattaacaacgttattaataaatatggagctacctggatttaacaatgccagccTTACTTCGGGATGAAAGCGTGCACGTGTGGCTGCccctttattaaaaagtgaaaagagagagtcagcgaacgaactgaatgctgtgtgtgacagtgacagacgatTTCTCTACCTGGACCTATAACAGCTGTCGACAGTATTTTGGGTTCGACTTGACTTCACAGCGAGTTCACAGCTGATAGCttgcaccgccatttttgttttgcatttttaacCGGCTTTCCAAAACGAGAAGGTACTCAATTCGGCGCGTTTTTGTAAACCGATTTCTCCGAGGTTTCTGACCGatttgcatagttttttttttaaattagtagaGGAAGTTCGTGAGATGTTACCATAAAAATGTTTGGATCCGACTATTTAATCCTGACGCTGCAAGAGtgctgcactcctaagccaggcgaatttggaaagttttgatggcaattacttaatttattacccagaaaatgcttcagtttcacttcatattatcaatgaaataatctgaATTGATCTTGTAGATCACTTCGTTTGTGGCAGCGTGTGAACTTACGACATTCCACACTGATGGATGAGACGCTGACGGGATGTGTCCGGTCCGCTTCAATATGTTGTTAATTGACGTAATGGACAGATGTGACATTGAGATCATGACTAAATGGATGACCTTTAAATTGTGAAATATCAGGGACTCTAGGTCCatgtgtgtgcttgtgtgttgTGGGACTTGGTTGAAGGAACACACTGCTTGCAGATGTTATGTTTTAGTAAGTCCCTgtgtctatcctggtaaggaagtgtccttccagatgttatgagtctatcctggtaaggaagtgtccttccagatgttgtgagtctatcctggtaaggaagtgtccttccagatgttgtgagtctatcctggtaagagagtgtcgtccgggccagactcgcaagagttggttgaggggacacacttcttccagatgtggagtctatcctggtaagagagtgtcgtccgggccagactcacaagagttggttgaggggacacacttcttccagatgttgtggagtctatcctggtaagagagtgtcgtccgggccagactcgcaagagttggttgaggggacacacttcttccagatgttgtggagtCTAGCCTGGCTGGAGGGATGCACTCGCTCAGTCCAGATGATGTTCAATCCTGGTTGTGGTGTATCGTTCGGGCCGCACCTGAAGAGGTCGGTTGAAGGGATGCACGCGCTTGCTCCAGATGTGTTGGATGAATGGACAGTGTCATCCGTGCCAGATTCTTATGGGTTGCTTGAAGAGATGTGCTCGTCTTGTCCAGGTAGCACGCTTTTGTTGTAACATGCGTTGGTGACATGTTATGGTTGCGACATGCTATGGTTGCGAAGTAATTTGGTTGTGACATGCTTTGGTTGTGTTATGCatgctttataatatgtagtttttgtGCTTGTGCTAATCGTCAGGATggacgagcggatgttctgacgattggaaattgtttgtgcttgatacttACTAGCTCCCgtggacggtcgcatgtcagaatggccgtgtaggcgtgtcaatgttataatttaaggttttactgtcatagattccgtgaaaagaaacgttgcatgaaggaagctttactctgtgaaaagaagccatcttggattagccggcagagttggattttgacggACACACGCAGgttgtctgattcagaattcactctagcctttttattcgaattcagattagcttaggAAATTCGAGATAGAtagcttttagcgtgaataTTAATAATCGTGACATTTAACTctgattgtgataatgtagattGATTGTGTTGGATCGTAGCCTTAAAGTGAATTCTAACCTCTAGAGTgcccatccggtgactttgtctgcaaagctagtgctttaataatgttcgcgtagttgtttgacgaatatggaatatcaATGATTGGTGAATagtagagtaattcgtgagttaacgtttagCTCAGTGGATAggttattataatgacatccgttaaggttatttctgcaaacgctagtaattgAAAGTGAAATTAGaaatataccggcagttgagataataattagtttaaagtgatagttaagtgtgatagtaatttgcagttaactttgatagtacccgctttagaaacgtataacccgttcggttaagaatcattgatgactcttgtaTAGGGTAGacaagaggtagggtaatcagacaatgagtttcccatgagatcgaatagcttgcattctggtggtttcgaggaaaccgggcacgagctggcgatcccttgagtgggattcgcgtaggtatagtgtggcgattgcatacctggatgaatagtgttcgaggcgccgtagcgcacgatgctatggcattcggtatgtagacgcgcatagagtggagaaggtagagctattgtgatattgcgagttagtaaagaggagtcaatgatatgatctggtttagatagaGAGTGATAGatgcaatgattattttaagagtgttcatgaagttgagattgatgattgagctagtcgccacgcgagtttcttgctggctcttctcgcggtaggctgtagcattacgaaccagtggtagattgtctttagatgatcagaataagaaatggctagtgatttgattcagaggttgcaatagcaattgtgccctaatcacatgatgcgatgatgctatgatgatgctatgatgatgatgatgatgatgttgagattaggttagagtgaggtgaggggtcgctgtgaggggtggttggaggcgacctaggtagtgttaggttaggtttacttcgttaccttgcgttgatagtttccctgtgctatacgtgagagtttccatgataataattgaggatagtccatgtaatttgataacacaagaatatccttagttcacatatgcggcctggttcattttaagaaagtaaatcccgactcatccaataggttgtttaaagtgctgagaactaattgtaaagatcattgattaaagtacctagtggttaattactacgttctgatacgttctgatgtcggctgtGTTTACggaatacttaaaaaaaaaaaaaaaaaaaaaaaaaaaaaagagcacTCCTAAAATTAATGTCACATGTCACTTATGTAACCTATAAAACGTTTTGTTAAATAgattggttttaaaaattcactaGTTTTATTTGTGTGATAACTATCAAATTAGCCGTATTCATCACCAATCATTTGGTCCAATCGAACCTTGGATGAAGAACTATACATTTCATTCGTACGACCTCGTGGATATACAAGATGGAGCATGAATTGCAAGTACAGTGCGATATCTACAAACAGATACAGAAATTGGGAAGTAACTTTAAGAAAACCCCCAAAGACCGGCTTACGGTGAGTTATATCGAGACTAGGCTTGAAATGCTACAAAGCTATTGGCAAGATTACAGTACTACGCATAAAAACTTGCTGACAATTCCCGCCGATCAAAGAAAGACAttgtcttattttaataatgaaGATTACGACGCgtgtctaagtacctacctggaaATTAAGACCAAAATGCGCGAATTGTTAAAACCAAAAGAAACAAACTCGGATTTACCGATTGTCAAATCAAAATTGCCCCCCATACAAATCCCTAGTTTCAATGGCAATTATGGAGATTGGTTGTCTTTCCGTGATTTATTTAAATCACTCGTTCATGATAATCCAAACATTACCCAAGTAAACAAATGTCAGTACTTAAAATCTAGTCTCACCGGGGATGCTGAAAGCCTGGTTAAACAAATACAAGTATCTGAGGataattatgatattatatGGGATATGCTTAATAGAAGATATAATAACAAACGTAGCATAGTTAACACATTTTTCTCAAAATTGcttaatcaaaaaaaattaacaacagAATCTGCAAAAGGTATTAGAGAATTATTGGACGTCACAACAGAATGCCTAGCTACATTAAAAGGATTGAATTTACCATCAGACAGCTGGGGTGACTTAATTGTTTACATCATCATACAAAAGCTAGATCCTGAATCTCACAAGTTATTTGAACAACGAATTGATTCTAATGATGTTTTACCTACATGGAAGGATTTATCTGATTTTCTAGAATATCGATTCCGTACCTTAGAGACTATTAACACTAATATCAAATCTAAAGATACCTCCAGATCTACCAATCTTAAAACTTTTCAGTCTACTGTGACGCAGTCCCAATTCTGCTTATATTGCAACGGCACCCATTTTATTTATCACTGTAAGGAATTTTGCAAACTTGATTTAAGTAAACGGAAGGATTTTGTTTTAAAGAACAATATTTGCTTCAATTGCATGAAGAAAAATCATTCGTCAAAGCAGTGCTTACAGTCCACTACTTGTAGAAAGTGTTCAAGGAAACACCACACACTTCTTCATGGATATAGTCCTAATCCTTCTAGTGAAAATACATCAGCTCCAGATCAATCACCTTCACATTCAACGAATGATGAGAATCCACAAACATCAGTACATACAACACAAACAATTGCTCTTACCAATTGTGCAGAGAGTTCTGTTACAGAAGTTCCAGTTATACTAGCTACAGCATTGGTTGATGTGCCATGTCCAAATGGCAGCGTACACACTCTACGGGCCCTGGTTGATCAAGGGTCCCAGGCATGTCTTATCACGGAGTCAGCATGCCAAGCTCTGGGTATTAAACGAACAGGTATTCAAGCATCTATTACAGGGGTTGGGTCATCCACAGCACTTTCAACCTCCATGATACAGTTCAACATTGAGTCTAGAAACAACCCAGGGATATCAGTCAAAGTCACTGCATTCACACTTAGTTCTTTAACTTCATACATACCTCTACGGTCACATGCAATTGATTGGCCACTACTGAATAAGATTCCATTAGCTGACCCCACTTTTAACAGAGCAGGGAAGATAGATCTCATCCTTGGAGCAGATATCTATGCAGAGATTTTACAAGACGGAGTAATTACACACAAAACTGAGAGTTCTACTCTAGTCGCTCAGAGAACTACATTGGGATGGCTAATTTCGGGGAGACATACAGCCAACAATTTGTACAACCAAGTCACGGTACATCACGTCAAGATGGAATTGAACTCCATTCTTGAACGCTTTTGGGAAATAGAACAGTCAAATGATACTCGAATAATGACAAACGATGAGCTTAAATGTGAACGTTTTTATGAAGCCACACACCAAAGATTAGAGAATGGGCGATATCAAGTAAGAATGCCATTCACAACCCATCCTCCTGATCTTGGTGAATCACTTACACTAGCCACAAAAAGGTTAGCCTCCTTAGAGAAGAAATTTGACAAGGATTCAGTCCTACATGAGAAATACAACGAGTTTATGCTTGATTATTTACAGCAAGGTCATATGGAGCCTGTGCCTTTACCAGAGATTCAAAAATCAAACCAATTATGTTATATACCACATCATCCTGTAATAAATGAACAACATCTGACCACAAAGCTCCGTGTCGTGTATGACAGTTCAGCCAAGACTAGCAATCATAAGTCACTTAATGACAATCTTATGGTCGGTCCAGCTTTACAAAATGACTTAAGAGATGTTACCTTGAGATGGAGACGACACCGCATAGCATTAGTTGGAGATATCCGTCAAATGTACAGGATGATAAGTAAAGATAAGAGAGATAGAAACTATCTACGAATACTATGGAGATTTAATGTGAATGATCCTATACAGCACTATCGCCTAACAACTGTCACCTATGGCACTTCTTGTGCACCCTATTTGGCAATAAAAACACTCAAACAGCTGGCAGAAGATGAAAGATCTAATTTCAATGATGAGGTGGCGGATAGAGTTCTTcaagatttctatattgatgacCTTCTGACAGGCGACAATACTCTAAATAAGGTCATAGACCTTAAAGAAGACATCACAAAGCTTTTGCAAAAGGGAGGTTTCACACTACACAAGTGGGCATCAAACAGTCCTGATATAGAAGAGGCTGAACAATCTACACGCAAAATACTAGGCATCATTTGGAATGGTCATACCGATAAATTTGAAGCAAAGATAGAGCTCCCTCCAATCAAGGAACCTGTCACAAAGAGAACCATTCTACGTGATATTGCTATGATTTACGATCCTTCCGGCTGGTTGGACCTGTTGTTATAGTAGCAAAGACCATGTTACAGAAACTTTGGATGGAAAAAATAGATTGGGATGATTCCCTACCTCAGCCTCTGTTGCAAGAATGGACAAAGTTTAGACAGGAACTCACAGACATGCCACCCACTGAGATTGATAGATGGCTGGGTATCACTGAAGACATTCACAGTATACAACTGCATGGATTTTCGGATGCATCATCTATAGCATATTCTTCAGTAGTCTATTTGCGAGTAATCACAACCCATAGTGATAGTCACACTATTGGAGTCTAGAACAAGAGTTGCACCAGTTAAGCAAATATCACTACCCAGACTTGAGTTGTGCGGGTCTGTCATGTTGGCAAAGTTACTACATAGAGTTCAAAAGGCCTTAAGCATTTCCATACACTCTGTGTATGCATGGACAGATGCCACGATCGTCTTGGCTTGGTTACAGCGTCCATCAAGCAATTGGACTATATTTGTTGCAAATCGTGTCACTGAAATCACTAACATCATAGACAAGGAACGATGGCACCATGTTTCATCGCAAGATAATCCAGCAGATGTTGCCTCAAGAGGCATCTCACCTAAAGATCTACCAGGTCATGAGCTGTGGTGGCGAGGTCCTGCTTGGCTCACTGAGATGGGCGACCCACCATGTCACGGTCCTGATTCTTGTCTAACAACAGAACTAGAGAAAAAAGTGTCTGTGAAAGTGCAAAGTGGTGTTGTGAGTGATAAAGGCAATAATAGTGATGATACAAATCTTAAACAGTGCTTCGAACTTGACATTCTGGGTAAATATTCTAGTCTAAGCAAATTAATTCGTATTGTGTCTTATATGTTGAGATTTTATGCCTGTTGTAAGCATAAAACTAACACAAAACAAATCTTGACACAACCTAGCTATCTTACATCCAATGAATTACATTATGCATTAACAGTTTTAATAAAGTTGTCtcaaaattacaatttaaagtctgaacttgatattataaaacagAAAATGAATGGAAAAGATAAATTCAAAGCTTTAAAAAGATTAGAACATGGCATTAAGATAGCAAAGTTGGATCCATTTGTTGATGAAAATGGTTTGTTGCGTGTTGGTGGCAGAATTCATAATTCTGAGCTAAATACTAATATGAAACATCCTGTTATACTTACCAAAGATTGTAAACTCTCTCTTTTGATAGTTCAAGATGCTCATTACAAAACTTTACATGGGGGAGTTCAGTTGATGTTAAATGTAATCAGGTCTAAATATCATATCATTGGGGTTAGATATATTGTTAAAAAAGTCCATCGGGCATGCTCAAGCTGTTGCAGACAGGCACGAAGGTTAAATACTCAATTAATGGGAAATCTACCAAAAGATAGAGTTACTCCGCAGAGACCATTTTATATTAGTGGTGTAGATTTTGCTGGCCCAGTTGTTCTCAAACTTTTTAGTGGTCGTGGATCTAACAAAACTGTCAAGGCCTACATTGCTATATTTGTATGTACTGCAGTAAAGGCTATACATTTAGAATTAGTGACAAGCTTAACCGGCGAAGGGTTTCTGGCTGCATTCCGCCGTTTTACAAGTAGACGTGGCCATTGCCTTAAGCTCATAAGTGATTGTGGTTCGAACTTCATTCGAGCCTCTAAAGATCTCAAAGAAAGCTTTGCCGACTGCACCAGAGGTTTGCCTAAAGAAATCTCTGACTTGTTAGCCAGTGATGGAACTACATGGCATTTTAACCCTGCAGGGGCTGCCCACATGAACGGTTTAAGTGAATCTGCAGTGAAATCGACAAAGTTTCACTTGAATCGTGTGTTAAGCGATACAAAATTAACTTATGAGGAATATTCTACTCTTTTGTGTCAAATAGAGTCATGCTTGAACTCTCGTCCATTAGTGCCGTTAAATGAAGATAGTGAAGGGACATCTGCACTCACTCCTGGACATTTTTTAATCGGTGAAATTCCTATTGTTGTCCCAGACCGAGATTTAGAAACAGTCAAAGTACCTTATGTACAAAGATGGGTGTATTTACAGCAAAAATTACAATCTTTTTGGAGAAAATGGAGTCAAgagtatttaataaatttacaaAAACGTCACAAATGGACTAGTGTTcaagataatattaaaataggAGATGTTGTCTTAATAAGGGATGAAAGATTGCCACCCTCGAAATGGCTCATGGGTTTAGTAATTTCTACCTATCCAGGAGCTGATGGTTTAGTCCGGGTGGTTAGTATCAAATGTAAGGATACTGTcattaaaagacctattcataAACTTTGCTTATTGCCCACACAAGATAACTGATTAAAGTCATAAATAAGTTTCTTATAAACTAAGAAAGAAAACTCATAGTTTGTTGTTTAAACAATgtttaataattagtaattcaTGTTGTTTATAtttgattatacctacttatatctttGTTAAATTACCACTTTATTAGTTATGTAACTTCAACTTGCCACTATTTTGATCTGTACATCAACAATACCTACATTGTTAAACAAAGGTTTTAGTCTTAAAGTACTATGTAACTTAAAGCTAACTAGTCTTAATAAATTCACTTTATTATGTATTCAGTACAAGAGCTAAGTTCACTTTCATAAGTTAAATTCCAGATGTTTTGCCACAAAATATTTGCTAATTTTACTATAGTAGTtcacattttgtttgtttactttcatcaattcaattcccaattattggcttttaggtgtgccagctgggcacagagtgtttcgccagtgtcacgtttatggagaaggcacgaAGGAGATTGTTCGGTGAGAGCTGTTGTACAGTTAAATTTTGAATATCtacaaaatagttaaattttttttttttttttggtagtttgttagtttgttagtccttaacctagaaaaaaaaaacacaaatgatTAGTTGTCTATTAGATTTAAAAC contains these protein-coding regions:
- the LOC117995957 gene encoding uncharacterized protein; this translates as MPFTTHPPDLGESLTLATKRLASLEKKFDKDSVLHEKYNEFMLDYLQQGHMEPVPLPEIQKSNQLCYIPHHPVINEQHLTTKLRVVYDSSAKTSNHKSLNDNLMVGPALQNDLRDVTLRWRRHRIALVGDIRQMYRMISKDKRDRNYLRILWRFNVNDPIQHYRLTTVTYGTSCAPYLAIKTLKQLAEDERSNFNDEVADRVLQDFYIDDLLTGDNTLNKVIDLKEDITKLLQKGGFTLHKWASNSPDIEEAEQSTRKILGIIWNGHTDKFEAKIELPPIKEPVTKRTILRDIAMIYDPSGWLDLLL